From the genome of Lineus longissimus chromosome 8, tnLinLong1.2, whole genome shotgun sequence, one region includes:
- the LOC135492538 gene encoding uncharacterized protein LOC135492538 → MDERHSGGTLMDSDDWYIQQDKDVSVPTSKHRKKRFLGSHQNVESSSGHSSKSYATHNSSGGETTPGNKENRSDALNRLLARRKRNKLSSLYYSSDEDDDDEVPIPSRRLSSSLLQDSSGSDLDDSPGTEKSNESDVFGADDEFCMLSIEPKSHDQIKFNGRASGLLPGGGKEMFNSRNVKATEEQHFSHKEEFSQGFKNDKKCNSQRNGFPADWGNSDSELPDQSSSQNSHMNGIVKRMSSDLTDGNTFQKSPNHALPGNFYKKKFSHMFTSGEKKKPAPGRLSLLSSSSSSSDSESNSFLVNDATKRGPEIIIGNRLESPVFGLSSSITGNHNPLESKKRKYSAESFFFAKKRRSDVPGRDKSPREISPILKKSSPFQFDDSPRFPPRKENGQSLRRLSFEDEKATKTAAARRCSSDSDSDSFWKLSLPSKNKPKAKPTEKFHKSKPSTISASASRLSPPGTSRSRISDLKVCDPVRLSVSPKSRCHAPTSLDANQSLEDGMQFTDESLRKQLQDIFGNDSDEELEWQPTLKKTKVADLGKKSKKTKGSRCFVKNASGNTVGDYANVKTPPKVHKKKDKPESQEMFSDSEDDWEQKLQELVDDISSSSRRAKSGLALLTHGGKKGTSATLGQRSSVPPSFTRSSPNDHGSSTHTKPRNSSVSTFPAPNSSSRRYYDNRGLIHSEREELPKSVTVSSPPKLIQSVSSPKPKRRCRRAISKGSIIYIDDSESGSSDDDVLPITSNKHTMPLNGRVSRRDVGQVISPRIRELQEEDARNEYNTMLDPVLFRELEEELAPAKKKKTPKSRRGRGSLDDPVEMVVEVTLNEAIQREIQAGLRFRTSGSRGNCNTSTSATRRSANGNAIGDNAAAIRSTSGPASSLSRPVSHAASSPVSPGLFTFSAGPSYQTRIQNVPVSSPNSFYPSPPAVKSPRGRGKKTSKVTKRNPVTSPQSIANNPGFSPDVIPFVPTSPALQSSPRSKNTRSRQKTSRGSLNRPLDADPRMVVQQIDDDEAMARRMQEQMDMEFAQALMREEESAAAAAHIASQQAPSSPFPPPHMPANFLSPPQLQMPVPRAFNPPPTSQFNPCHAPQALVRKSPTTRGRQRQTRSHIADQVAINQIPNFDPHVDTAMYLHVAMGMGLVEPGRRPTISPPTRRGRGRGRQRRGIAAANAVQGDDYEALLALSDMIGEARPKGLNKTSIEQLPTKIFKKTASSSKDDECSVCMGEYEDGDNLRILPCFHNFHVKCIDKWIKDNATCPICRVPVKLS, encoded by the exons gccAACATCCAAACACCGAAAGAAGAGATTCCTTGGCAGTCATCAAAACGTCGAATCCTCCTCCGGTCACAGCAGCAAGTCTTACGCTACCCACAATTCAAGTGGCGGAGAAACAACGCCCGGAAACAAAGAAAATCGATCAGACGCTTTGAACCGCTTGCTCGCTAGACGAAAGCGGAACAAGTTGTCAAGTCTGTACTACAGCAgtgatgaagacgatgatgatgaagtcccGATACCGAGTCGTAGGCTAAGTTCGTCCCTTCTTCAAGATTCCAGCGGATCTGACCTTGATGACTCCCCAGGGACAGAGAAGTCAAACGAGTCGGACGTATTTGGAGCGGATGACGAATTCTGTATGTTGTCGATTGAACCGAAGTCACACGATCAAATTAAATTTAACGGGCGTGCGAGTGGTTTGTTGCCGGGTGGTGGTAAGGAGATGTTTAACAGCAGAAATGTGAAAGCTACGGAGGAACAGCATTTTAGTCACAAGGAGgaattttctcagggttttaaGAATGATAAGAAGTGTAATAGTCAAAGGAATGGTTTCCCTGCTGATTGGGGTAATTCTGATTCAGAGCTTCCGGACCAGAGCTCAAGTCAGAACTCGCACATGAATGGAATTGTAAAGAGAATGTCATCAGATCTCACTGACGGCAACACCTTCCAGAAGTCGCCCAATCACGCCCTGCCGGGCAATTTCTACAAGAAAAAATTCTCACATATGTTTACCAGCGGAGAAAAGAAAAAACCGGCTCCTGGTCGGCTGAGTTTGTTGTCATCTAGTTCAAGTAGTTCTGACTCTGAATCCAACAGTTTCTTGGTGAATGATGCCACGAAAAGAGGTCCTGAAATAATAATAGGCAACCGCCTCGAGTCACCTGTCTTTGGTTTAAGTAGTTCCATTACCGGTAATCATAATCCCCTGGAATCGAAAAAACGTAAATATTCCGCCGAAAGTTTTTTCTTTGCGAAGAAGAGACGGTCTGATGTGCCAGGTCGTGATAAATCCCCACGAGAGATATCGCCGATTCTTAAGAAGTCGTCGCCATTCCAGTTTGACGATTCACCGAGGTTTCCGCCTCGGAAAGAAAATGGACAGTCACTGCGACGATTAAGTTTTGAGGATGAGAAGGCTACGAAAACGGCTGCAGCCAGGCGATGTTCATCGGACTCGGACTCTGATTCATTTTGGAAATTATCGCTCCCAAGCAAAAACAAACCAAAGGCAAAACCAACTGAGAAGTTTCATAAGTCTAAACCAAGCACGATATCCGCTTCTGCGTCGAGACTTTCTCCCCCTGGAACCTCGAGAAGTCGAATCAGTGATTTGAAAGTTTGTGATCCGGTACGGTTGAGTGTTTCGCCCAAATCTCGCTGTCATGCTCCAACCTCATTGGATGCTAATCAGTCCCTTGAGGATGGGATGCAGTTCACGGATGAATCGCTACGGAAACAACTTCAGGATATTTTCGGTAACGATTCTGATGAGGAATTAGAGTGGCAGCCGACCTTGAAAAAGACAAAGGTGGCGGACCTCGGGAAGAAGTCGAAAAAGACAAAAGGCAGTCGATGCTTTGTGAAGAATGCTTCAGGGAATACTGTAGGAGATTATGCAAACGTTAAAACTCCACCGAAAGTTCACAAGAAAAAAGACAAACCCGAATCTCAGGAAATGTTTTCAGACAGTGAGGACGACTGGGAACAAAAGTTGCAGGAGTTAGTTGACGATATTTCTAGTTCGTCACGTCGTGCGAAGTCCGGGTTGGCACTTTTGACGCATGGTGGGAAGAAGGGTACGTCTGCTACTCTTGGCCAGAGGTCATCAGTGCCACCAAGTTTTACGAGAAGTTCACCCAACGATCATGGTTCTAGTACTCATACGAAACCTCGCAACAGTTCTGTGAGCACGTTTCCTGCGCCTAATTCATCTAGCCGGCGTTACTATGACAATCGGGGTTTAATCCATTCAGAACGTGAGGAACTGCCGAAGTCTGTTACAGTGAGTTCGCCTCCGAAACTCATACAGTCCGTGTCTTCGCCGAAGCCCAAGCGTAGGTGTCGCCGGGCTATTTCAAAAGGATCGATAATTTATATCGACGATAGCGAGTCTGGAagtagtgatgatgatgttttacCAATCACGTCAAACAAGCATACGATGCCCTTAAATGGGCGTGTTAGTCGTCGTGATGTTGGTCAGGTGATTAGTCCGCGGATACGAGAACTGCAGGAAGAAGATGCAAGAAATGAGTACAATACGATGCTGGATCCCGTTCTATTTCGAGAATTAGAAGAAGAACTCGCACCAgctaaaaagaagaaaacaccaAAGAGTCGTAGGGGGCGTGGAAGTTTGGACGATCCTGTTGAAATGGTCGTCGAAGTCACTCTGAATGAAGCAATACAGCGGGAAATACAGGCAGGACTGAGATTCCGGACGAGTGGTTCAAGGGGTAACTGTAACACCTCCACAAGCGCCACTCGTCGCTCTGCAAACGGCAACGCGATTGGTGATAATGCGGCTGCGATACGATCTACGTCAGGACCTGCGTCAAGCCTCAGTCGGCCTGTGTCACATGCTGCAAGCAGCCCAGTCAGTCCTGGACTCTTTACATTCAGTGCCGGACCGTCTTACCAAACTCGTATCCAAAATGTCCCAGTCTCGTCCCCAAACTCGTTCTATCCATCTCCACCTGCGGTGAAATCCCCAAGGGGACGGGGTAAGAAAACTTCGAAGGTTACTAAGAGGAATCCTGTGACGAGTCCTCAGTCTATCGCAAATAATCCAGGATTCTCCCCAGATGTCATCCCCTTCGTGCCAACATCACCGGCCCTCCAGTCTTCTCCACGGTCAAAAAACACACGCAGCCGACAAAAGACTAGCCGAG GATCGTTAAATCGGCCGCTTGATGCCGACCCTCGCATGGTTGTGCAGcagattgatgatgatgaagccaTGGCCCGACGCATGCAAGAGCAGATGGATATGGAGTTTGCGCAAGCTCTGATGAGAGAGGAAGAATCTGCTGCTGCCGCTGCCCACATCGCCAGCCAGCAAGCTCCCAGCAGCCCGTTCCCACCGCCACACATGCCCGCCAACTTCCTCAGCCCGCCGCAGTTACAGATGCCAGTCCCGCGTGCGTTCAACCCACCACCTACGTCACAGTTCAATCCTTGTCATGCTCCCCAAGCTCTTGTGCGGAAGAGTCCCACCACCAGGGGGAGACAGCGTCAGACTCGATCACATATAG CTGATCAAGTAGCCATTAACCAAATACCAAACTTCGACCCCCACGTCGACACGGCCATGTACTTGCACGTTGCCATGGGAATGGGTTTAGTGGAG CCAGGGCGACGGCCGACCATCAGCCCTCCAACACGCCGTGGACGGGGCCGAGGCCGGCAACGTCGAGGAATAGCAGCAGCTAATGCCGTCCAGGGAGATGATTACGAG GCATTATTGGCGCTTAGTGACATGATCGGCGAAGCACGCCCAAAAGGTTTAAACAAAACGTCCATCGAACAACTTCCGACAAAAATCTTTAAGAAAACGGCGTCTAGCAGTAAAGATGACGAGTGTTCTGTCTGTATGGGAGAGTATGAGGACGGAGATAATCTCAGAATCCTGCCGTGTTTTCATAACTTTCACGTCAAGTGTATCGATAAATGGATCAAG GATAATGCTACGTGTCCCATCTGCAGAGTCCCGGTGAAATTATCCTGA